Genomic segment of Synechococcus sp. A18-25c:
GGCCATCCATCCCATTTCGCCTTGATGACCGGCGTCCAGCCAGCGCTGCAAAGCTTCTGTGCGCATCTGCAATCGTGCACTCCCCGGCAGGCGAGCAATGCCGACCGGGTCAAATCCCTCCTCCCGGGCCCGTTGTTTCAGGGCCCGGCTGAGTGCTTCACGCTCGGATGGAACATCCAAATTCAGACCCTAAAGTTGAGCGTCTTCAGGCATCGTGCCGTGTCCGCTTCCCCAACAGATTCCTCGCTGCGTCTGTCACCTCTGATGCGCTGGTTGGGAATCACGTTGGTGATTTTGCTGGTCTTGCAGATCGGCGTGGTGCTCAGTGCTGCGGATTGGAGCGACAGCATCTATCAGCAGCTGCTGATTGAGCGCTTGGTCAGTCAAACGCCGATGGGGTTTGTCGGACTGTTACTCATGCTGATCAGCTCACGGCTCGACCACCCCCGAACCGCTCGAACGCCGATTCGTTGGGTGGTCTGCGTGGTGTCGGCGGTCTTGGCCCTGGTGATGATCTCCGTGATCCTTTTGGGCCTCGGTGGCAACCAGGAACTGGTGCGTGAAGCGGACCAGACCCTTGACCAACGCCGCGGTCAGCTGGAGATGGCCCGGCAGCAGTCCGCTAATCCCGACAATGTGAAGGTGTTGGGTGAGCAACTCGCGCAGGCCGGTCAGCTCCCTGCTGATGCCACTGAAGAAGAAAAAACCGAGGCTGCGCAGGAGTTCATCGACAAGCAGCTCTCTCAAATGAGTGACCAGATCAAGCAGGCGGAGCGCCAGCGCAATCTGGCCGTGAATCAGCGATTGTTTGGTGGAACCATCAGCGCCGTGGTGTTGGCGGTGGCTTTGGTGTTGCTGGCGTTGGTCGCGGTTCTCTGACCGCTCGTTAGGTTGGTGGAACACGTTGGCTTCCGGCCCCAGGCGTTCCTTGGTTCAGTCCAATCCGAGACCTGACCTGCCGCTCAGCGCCAGGCTTCAGCAGGATCTCAAGAATGATCTGATTGCGGGTCTCCTGGTGGTGATCCCGCTGGCTACCACGATCTGGCTCGCCACGATCGTCAGCAAGTTCGTGCTGGCGTTTCTCACTTCGATTCCCAAGCAGTTCAATCCGTTCATCAACCTGAACCCCTGGCTTCAGGATCTGATCAATTTG
This window contains:
- a CDS encoding HpsJ family protein; its protein translation is MSASPTDSSLRLSPLMRWLGITLVILLVLQIGVVLSAADWSDSIYQQLLIERLVSQTPMGFVGLLLMLISSRLDHPRTARTPIRWVVCVVSAVLALVMISVILLGLGGNQELVREADQTLDQRRGQLEMARQQSANPDNVKVLGEQLAQAGQLPADATEEEKTEAAQEFIDKQLSQMSDQIKQAERQRNLAVNQRLFGGTISAVVLAVALVLLALVAVL